Proteins from a single region of Geothrix sp. PMB-07:
- a CDS encoding ABC transporter permease subunit, whose amino-acid sequence MMHRFLDTMWGQANALFSPFRRRRRWVDLLLIAAAFGMLYGLILVGREWTAIQRPQLEINLSLLALPKYTFFSMMRGIAAYVLSIAFTLVYAFWAAKDDRAEKLLIPLLDILQSIPVLTFLMPLLLVMVALFPRSNTGLEITAILTIFTGQVWNMTFSLYHSLKSVPSELQEAGTVYRFTWWQRFKWVELPFATTGLAWNSMMSMAGGWFFLMINESLKVGDKDFRLPGLGSYMRVAAEQGNVKAEVMAVLAMILMIVLLDQVLWRPVVVWAQRFRIEDTVQNVDSQSWFLNLIRGSRLIRRWDRWRTKQRRNRQHRRSTQKQVSVDAGLDRATHAAPWLSLVALFILSAFLILGGYGVFRLLQQLHSASWWILLKAAGLTLARVMASIAIGLCWTLPAGLAIGLSQRLSKIFQPIVQVAASFPAPMLFPAVIALLAAFKIGLGWGSIVLMLLGTQWYILFNVIAGASAIPSDLREVGTAFGFSRWQRFRNLYLPAIFPYLVTGCLTAAGGAWNASIVAEYYNISGPTLQTFGLGAIVSQATDEKNFVLLAASTLVLAGTVVLFNRLVWKPLYKIAETRYSLSK is encoded by the coding sequence ATGATGCACCGATTTCTCGACACCATGTGGGGACAGGCAAATGCCCTCTTCTCGCCCTTCCGGCGGCGCCGCCGCTGGGTGGATCTGCTTCTCATCGCCGCCGCTTTCGGAATGCTCTATGGGCTGATTCTCGTGGGGCGGGAATGGACGGCCATCCAACGCCCACAGCTGGAGATCAACCTCTCCCTGCTGGCGCTGCCCAAATACACCTTCTTCTCCATGATGCGGGGCATCGCCGCCTACGTGTTGTCCATCGCCTTCACCCTGGTGTATGCCTTCTGGGCGGCCAAGGACGACCGGGCCGAGAAGCTGCTGATCCCCCTGCTGGACATCCTGCAGAGCATCCCGGTGCTCACCTTCCTCATGCCGCTGCTGCTGGTCATGGTGGCCCTGTTCCCCCGCAGCAACACGGGCCTGGAGATCACCGCCATCCTGACCATCTTCACGGGCCAGGTGTGGAACATGACCTTCAGCCTCTACCACAGCCTGAAGAGCGTGCCTTCCGAGCTGCAGGAAGCTGGCACCGTCTACCGCTTCACCTGGTGGCAGCGCTTCAAGTGGGTGGAACTGCCCTTCGCCACCACCGGCCTGGCCTGGAACAGCATGATGAGCATGGCGGGCGGCTGGTTCTTCCTCATGATCAACGAATCGCTCAAGGTGGGCGACAAGGACTTCCGCCTGCCGGGCCTGGGTTCGTACATGCGGGTGGCCGCAGAACAGGGCAACGTCAAGGCAGAGGTCATGGCGGTGCTGGCCATGATCCTCATGATCGTGCTGCTGGACCAGGTGCTCTGGCGGCCCGTGGTGGTCTGGGCCCAGCGCTTCCGCATCGAAGACACGGTACAGAACGTGGATTCGCAGAGCTGGTTTCTCAACCTCATCCGCGGCTCCCGCCTCATCCGCCGGTGGGACCGCTGGCGGACCAAGCAGCGCCGGAACCGCCAGCACCGCCGCTCCACCCAGAAGCAGGTCTCCGTGGATGCAGGTCTGGACAGGGCCACCCATGCAGCCCCATGGCTATCCCTGGTGGCCCTGTTTATCCTTTCGGCCTTCCTCATCCTGGGCGGATACGGCGTCTTCCGTCTGCTCCAGCAGCTCCATTCAGCCTCCTGGTGGATCCTCCTGAAGGCCGCTGGCCTCACCCTGGCGCGGGTGATGGCCTCCATCGCCATCGGGCTCTGCTGGACCCTCCCCGCAGGTTTGGCCATCGGGCTCTCCCAGCGCCTGTCGAAGATCTTCCAGCCCATCGTCCAGGTGGCGGCCTCCTTCCCCGCGCCCATGCTGTTCCCAGCGGTCATCGCCCTGCTGGCGGCCTTCAAGATCGGGCTGGGCTGGGGCAGCATCGTTCTCATGCTGCTGGGCACCCAGTGGTACATCCTCTTCAACGTCATCGCCGGGGCCAGCGCCATTCCCAGCGACCTGCGTGAGGTGGGCACCGCCTTCGGCTTCAGCCGCTGGCAGCGCTTCCGCAACCTCTACCTGCCCGCCATTTTCCCGTACCTCGTCACGGGGTGCCTCACCGCCGCAGGCGGTGCGTGGAACGCCAGCATCGTGGCGGAGTACTACAACATCAGTGGCCCCACCCTCCAGACCTTCGGCCTGGGCGCCATCGTGAGCCAGGCCACGGATGAGAAGAACTTCGTGCTGTTGGCCGCGTCCACGCTGGTCCTCGCTGGCACGGTGGTGCTCTTCAACCGCCTGGTCTGGAAACCCCTCTACAAGATCGCCGAGACCCGCTATTCCCTGTCGAAGTGA
- a CDS encoding right-handed parallel beta-helix repeat-containing protein, whose product MRIGRCLASLQGMALSGMVVLTAAPTGSIKASTTAPPYGATNVTITPTFSGGTALVGTSQGGSDVSAGAASGVAIPVPVTGFRPAGSNLVFQAFSQSVTGTGTYSQSVKSKASTTLLSFISAFKVGTAASLRSSACFTVSKATGISVVAGDLIVVTSARGGGLTTVTLSDNASGGSNAYSQVGSVFEAKHYNALFQHCAIAKSTGTLTITTSLLGDKYDDGCMVHVISGTTGTLATVLDARSVVADAGDTTSHANPGPTTANANDFILSVWCDQPNASKITSASAPTGGAFVATQTYWLRVTDLSGAFVDSSVTITPQQGASVSVALTPSAAQVLGGQSASFTAAVTGTPNTAVTWKVDGIANGNATVGTIAGSGSTISYTAPAAAGSHTLSATSVADPTKTASAALTVVVAPIARSLVAASSTVASGSSTTLTPTFSGGTATLGSAGPGSSDLSTAVVSGIPVSTGILSATKTYTLTVTSAAGIQAATACTITVAPAPTANLSASSTTPVFGATNVTITPSFTGGTAIVGTSLGGSDISASPVSGVPIPVAKGGFVPAGSNLIFHAFTQQAANQGLYSQTVTTPGSTTLLSFMSAFRVASTASVRSVASFDTAQATGISVSAGDLIVVTSARGGGLTTVTVTDNANGGSNTYSQVGSGLFEPVHYNAMFQHYAIAKSSGTLTITTSLLGDSYDDGCMVHVISGPSGTLATVLDGRSLVGDSADATSHANSGVTTTNANDLILSVWCDQPVAGTVNAASAGSGCTSTQTYWLRVTSPLGVFADSSVTITPQGPAATISSVSLNPPTLALNVGTQNQFNAAVSGTGSYNSAATWSAQRGTITATGLYSAPATSGTDVVTVKSVQDPTKSATATVTVIGSDPVVPTVTAVAISPASWSMSGGTQKQFTATVTGTGAFSSSVVWSAQHGSIDSSGLYTAPASGSDTVTAMSVGDTSKSATSAILIQSGCAPAPTASTVVNVRDSAYGAKGDGTTDDTAAIQKAVNAVSGTGGTVLIPDGTYMIDAVKQNSSGIRLGSNMTLSLSAGAVLKAIPNSAGTYAIVAISFASKVNVVGGTLLGDRSAHSGTSGEWGMGLSINNSDQVVIQGVTAKECWGDGFYITDLCTNVTLCNVTADHNRRQGLSVTSVNGLVVKNSVFKNTQGTAPECGIDVEPNGGQTCNNIHISECIFSGNAGGGIQQGASEADMSYTFATNTIIENNEVFGNGGSSYKDGGIAFSCCDSNIIRNNYIHDNLDNGIKTYGQATKLTITGNRVMNNKGDGMLLTGCSGAVVTDNTVTGNAGTGIYHDASSGTYAPNTVNSNGQ is encoded by the coding sequence ATGCGAATCGGACGATGTCTAGCCTCGCTTCAGGGAATGGCGCTTTCAGGCATGGTGGTTCTGACCGCCGCGCCCACGGGCAGCATCAAGGCCAGCACCACGGCCCCACCTTATGGGGCGACCAATGTGACGATCACGCCGACGTTCTCGGGTGGGACGGCCTTGGTGGGAACGAGCCAGGGCGGTTCAGATGTCAGCGCCGGCGCTGCGTCGGGTGTGGCCATCCCGGTACCTGTGACCGGGTTCAGGCCCGCGGGTTCGAACCTGGTCTTTCAAGCCTTCAGTCAATCTGTGACCGGCACTGGAACCTACTCCCAATCGGTCAAATCCAAGGCTTCGACCACCCTGCTTTCCTTCATCAGCGCCTTCAAGGTGGGAACGGCGGCCTCGCTTCGCAGCAGCGCCTGCTTCACGGTTTCCAAGGCCACGGGCATCTCCGTGGTGGCGGGCGATCTCATTGTGGTGACTTCGGCCCGCGGTGGCGGGTTGACCACCGTGACCCTTTCAGACAACGCCAGTGGTGGATCGAATGCCTACAGCCAGGTGGGCAGCGTCTTCGAGGCGAAGCACTACAACGCCTTGTTCCAGCACTGTGCCATCGCCAAAAGCACGGGGACATTGACCATCACCACCTCGCTCCTGGGGGACAAATATGACGATGGCTGCATGGTGCATGTGATTTCCGGGACCACTGGCACTCTGGCAACGGTCCTGGATGCCCGCTCGGTGGTGGCCGATGCCGGCGATACCACCAGCCACGCCAACCCCGGCCCCACCACGGCCAACGCCAACGACTTCATCCTCTCCGTGTGGTGCGATCAGCCCAACGCCAGCAAGATCACTTCGGCTTCAGCCCCCACCGGTGGCGCCTTCGTCGCCACCCAGACGTACTGGTTGCGGGTGACGGATCTCTCAGGCGCCTTCGTGGATTCGAGCGTGACCATCACGCCACAGCAGGGAGCTTCGGTCAGCGTGGCCCTGACGCCGAGTGCGGCCCAGGTGCTTGGAGGCCAGTCCGCCTCCTTCACGGCCGCGGTCACCGGCACCCCCAATACCGCCGTCACCTGGAAGGTGGATGGCATCGCCAATGGCAACGCCACCGTGGGAACCATCGCGGGTTCGGGGAGCACCATCTCCTACACCGCTCCTGCGGCGGCGGGCAGCCACACCCTGAGCGCCACCAGCGTGGCGGACCCGACGAAAACCGCCAGCGCCGCCCTGACCGTGGTGGTCGCTCCCATCGCCAGAAGCCTGGTGGCCGCGAGCAGCACGGTGGCTTCCGGAAGCAGCACCACCCTCACGCCCACCTTTTCTGGTGGAACAGCCACCCTTGGCAGCGCCGGACCCGGCTCTTCGGACCTCAGCACCGCCGTTGTTTCAGGCATTCCGGTCAGCACGGGCATCCTGTCCGCGACCAAGACCTACACCCTGACTGTGACCAGCGCGGCGGGCATCCAGGCCGCCACGGCCTGCACCATCACCGTGGCCCCGGCCCCCACGGCCAACCTCTCGGCGAGCAGCACCACGCCTGTGTTTGGTGCCACGAACGTGACCATCACGCCCTCCTTCACCGGGGGAACGGCCATCGTAGGCACCAGCCTAGGTGGCAGCGACATCAGCGCGAGCCCCGTGTCTGGCGTGCCCATTCCCGTGGCCAAGGGCGGTTTTGTTCCGGCCGGCTCGAACCTGATCTTCCATGCCTTCACCCAGCAGGCGGCCAATCAGGGGCTCTATTCCCAGACCGTGACCACGCCGGGTTCGACCACCCTGCTTTCTTTCATGAGTGCGTTCCGGGTGGCGTCGACCGCCTCGGTTCGCAGCGTCGCCTCCTTTGACACCGCCCAAGCCACGGGCATCTCCGTGTCGGCGGGGGATCTCATCGTGGTCACTTCGGCTCGGGGGGGCGGTCTCACCACCGTGACCGTCACCGACAATGCCAATGGCGGGTCGAACACCTACAGTCAGGTGGGCAGCGGTCTCTTCGAACCTGTGCACTACAACGCCATGTTCCAGCACTACGCCATTGCCAAGAGCAGCGGCACCCTGACGATCACCACTTCCTTGCTGGGTGACAGTTACGACGATGGGTGCATGGTCCACGTGATTTCGGGTCCCTCAGGCACTCTGGCCACCGTCCTGGATGGCCGCTCCCTGGTGGGCGATTCCGCCGATGCCACCAGCCATGCGAACTCGGGGGTGACCACCACAAATGCAAATGATTTAATCCTCTCGGTGTGGTGCGACCAGCCCGTGGCTGGCACGGTCAATGCAGCTTCTGCAGGCAGCGGCTGCACTTCCACCCAGACCTACTGGCTGCGGGTGACGAGCCCATTGGGCGTCTTCGCGGATTCCAGCGTGACCATCACGCCACAGGGCCCCGCCGCGACCATCAGCTCTGTTTCGCTGAATCCTCCGACGCTGGCACTCAATGTGGGCACCCAGAACCAGTTCAACGCGGCTGTGTCCGGCACTGGCTCCTACAACTCCGCAGCCACCTGGTCGGCCCAGCGGGGAACGATCACGGCAACGGGCCTCTACAGCGCTCCTGCCACCAGCGGCACCGATGTGGTGACGGTCAAGAGTGTGCAGGATCCCACCAAGTCCGCCACGGCCACTGTCACGGTGATCGGTTCCGATCCTGTGGTGCCCACGGTCACGGCCGTGGCCATCAGCCCCGCTTCCTGGTCGATGAGCGGCGGAACCCAGAAGCAGTTCACCGCCACGGTGACGGGGACCGGCGCCTTCAGCAGCAGCGTGGTCTGGTCCGCCCAGCACGGCAGCATCGACAGCAGCGGCCTCTACACGGCACCCGCCAGCGGCAGCGACACAGTGACGGCCATGAGTGTGGGCGACACCAGCAAATCGGCAACGTCCGCCATCCTGATCCAAAGTGGCTGCGCTCCTGCGCCCACCGCTTCCACGGTGGTGAATGTCCGGGATTCGGCCTATGGCGCCAAGGGTGATGGCACGACCGATGACACGGCCGCCATCCAGAAGGCGGTGAATGCGGTGAGCGGAACAGGCGGCACGGTGCTGATTCCCGATGGCACCTACATGATCGATGCGGTGAAGCAGAACAGTTCGGGCATCCGCCTGGGGAGCAACATGACCCTGAGCCTTTCCGCAGGCGCGGTCCTCAAAGCCATTCCGAACTCGGCGGGAACCTACGCCATCGTGGCCATCAGTTTTGCCAGCAAGGTCAACGTCGTGGGGGGAACCCTCCTGGGGGATCGCAGCGCCCACTCGGGCACCAGTGGCGAATGGGGCATGGGCCTCTCCATCAACAATTCGGATCAGGTGGTGATCCAGGGCGTGACCGCGAAAGAGTGCTGGGGAGATGGCTTCTACATCACCGACCTCTGCACGAATGTGACCCTCTGCAACGTGACCGCGGACCACAACCGCCGCCAGGGATTGTCCGTCACCAGCGTCAATGGGCTGGTGGTGAAGAATTCGGTCTTCAAGAACACCCAGGGCACGGCCCCTGAGTGCGGCATCGACGTGGAGCCGAACGGCGGGCAGACCTGCAACAACATCCACATCAGCGAGTGCATCTTCTCGGGCAACGCGGGCGGCGGCATTCAGCAGGGCGCCTCAGAGGCCGACATGAGCTACACCTTCGCGACGAACACGATCATCGAGAACAACGAGGTCTTCGGCAACGGAGGCTCCAGTTACAAGGATGGCGGCATCGCCTTCTCCTGCTGCGATTCGAACATCATCCGGAACAACTACATCCACGACAACCTGGACAATGGGATCAAGACCTATGGCCAGGCCACGAAGCTGACCATCACCGGGAACCGGGTGATGAACAACAAGGGCGATGGGATGCTGTTGACGGGGTGCAGTGGGGCGGTGGTCACGGACAACACGGTGACCGGTAACGCGGGAACGGGCATCTACCACGATGCCTCGTCGGGGACCTATGCCCCCAACACCGTGAACAGCAACGGGCAGTGA
- a CDS encoding carbohydrate porin has product MFRCRRVLLPFLLLTGSSLLMAQGTEDWSLHGQATVVTQSLGSFASPYLGEHSLRPGPERATSFTTTLMAGWRPWSGAEVYVDAEGAAGKGVSSVLGLAGAPNGETYRVGSTDFRATVARVWIKQTFDLGGESQKVEADAHQLAGSKAARRLVVHVGKFSVMDVFDANALAHDPRSQFLNWTLMGHGAWDYPADTRGYTWGYAAELYWDDWVLRHGRFAEPLEANQLEMDHGFARAHGDVVELEHDHALGGQAGAVRLMAFRNTTRMGDYRQSLAERPQDPDVVSTRAYGRAKRGWGLNLEQALTADLGAFARWSWSDGRTESWAFTEADRSASVGFTLKGTAWQRAQDRVGTAYVQNGLSPDHEAYLGAGGQGFLLGDGRLSYAPERIVEAYYALALGRYLTATLDAQRIANPGYNSDRGPAALYALRLHAQF; this is encoded by the coding sequence ATGTTCCGTTGCCGCCGAGTTCTTCTTCCCTTCCTCCTCCTGACGGGTTCTTCCTTATTAATGGCTCAGGGGACCGAGGACTGGAGCCTGCACGGCCAGGCCACCGTGGTCACCCAATCCCTGGGCAGCTTCGCCTCGCCCTACCTGGGTGAACACAGCCTGCGCCCGGGCCCCGAGCGGGCCACCTCGTTCACCACCACGCTCATGGCGGGCTGGCGGCCCTGGTCGGGCGCCGAGGTGTATGTGGATGCCGAAGGCGCCGCGGGCAAGGGGGTGAGCAGCGTCCTCGGTCTGGCGGGGGCGCCCAACGGTGAGACGTACCGCGTGGGGAGCACGGACTTTCGGGCCACGGTGGCCCGTGTGTGGATCAAGCAGACCTTCGACCTGGGCGGCGAGTCCCAGAAAGTGGAGGCCGATGCCCACCAGCTGGCCGGTTCCAAGGCCGCGCGGCGGTTGGTGGTTCATGTGGGCAAGTTCAGCGTGATGGATGTCTTCGATGCCAATGCCCTGGCCCACGACCCCCGTTCCCAGTTCCTCAACTGGACGCTGATGGGCCATGGCGCCTGGGATTACCCGGCCGACACGCGGGGCTACACCTGGGGCTATGCCGCTGAGCTGTACTGGGACGACTGGGTGCTGCGGCACGGTCGCTTCGCCGAACCCCTGGAGGCCAACCAGCTGGAGATGGACCACGGCTTCGCGCGCGCCCATGGGGACGTGGTGGAGCTGGAGCACGATCATGCCCTCGGCGGCCAGGCCGGGGCGGTGCGCCTCATGGCCTTCCGCAACACCACGCGCATGGGAGACTACCGGCAGAGCCTGGCCGAGCGGCCGCAGGATCCGGATGTGGTTTCGACGCGTGCCTACGGGCGGGCCAAGCGCGGCTGGGGGCTCAATCTGGAACAGGCCCTCACGGCGGATCTGGGCGCCTTCGCCCGCTGGAGCTGGAGCGATGGGCGCACGGAATCATGGGCCTTCACAGAAGCAGATCGCTCTGCCTCGGTGGGCTTCACCCTGAAGGGAACCGCCTGGCAGCGTGCACAGGATCGAGTGGGGACCGCCTATGTGCAGAATGGCCTGAGCCCCGACCACGAGGCCTACCTCGGCGCTGGAGGCCAGGGTTTCCTGCTGGGCGATGGCCGACTGAGCTATGCGCCCGAGCGCATTGTCGAGGCCTACTACGCCCTGGCCCTGGGGCGGTACCTCACGGCCACGCTGGATGCGCAGCGCATCGCAAACCCAGGCTACAACAGCGATCGCGGCCCCGCAGCCCTCTACGCCCTGCGGTTGCACGCCCAGTTCTGA
- a CDS encoding DMT family transporter, with product MVIHKTPDPRGLASLLFGASLLGFAAMLVRWAAPAGPLAVGFYRMAFALPFVALMARGTARPDTGRARLWALVAGACFVLDLWMWHTALHHTSAANATLLVTLAPIWVAVVSVLWLGARLRRRFWMGMLLALAGALVLGLAKGARWGSGLGELLGALASLAYGAFTLALGRARRELSAPEALFWVVLSCTVLFGALGLLQGEAFRGYPARSWWALLALGVAIQVVAWWFITWGMGHVSTNMGAMGLMTQPVATVVFGWLLLSEPLRPLQAVGTLLVLAGVTLCAFAPPVPERH from the coding sequence GACGCCGGATCCCCGAGGACTGGCTTCCCTTCTTTTCGGCGCATCACTCCTGGGCTTCGCCGCCATGCTGGTGCGCTGGGCCGCCCCGGCCGGGCCTCTGGCGGTGGGCTTCTACCGCATGGCCTTCGCGCTGCCCTTCGTGGCGCTGATGGCCCGGGGCACGGCCCGCCCTGATACAGGCCGCGCCCGCCTCTGGGCCCTGGTGGCCGGCGCCTGCTTCGTGCTGGACCTGTGGATGTGGCATACGGCCCTGCACCACACCAGCGCCGCCAATGCCACGCTGCTGGTGACCCTGGCGCCCATCTGGGTGGCGGTGGTGTCCGTGCTGTGGCTGGGGGCCCGGCTTCGCCGCCGCTTCTGGATGGGCATGTTGCTGGCCCTGGCCGGGGCCCTGGTGCTGGGCCTCGCCAAGGGAGCCCGTTGGGGCTCGGGCCTGGGTGAGCTGCTGGGCGCCCTGGCCTCATTGGCCTACGGCGCCTTCACCCTGGCCCTGGGCCGGGCCCGGCGGGAACTCAGCGCCCCTGAGGCCCTCTTCTGGGTGGTGCTCAGCTGCACGGTCCTCTTCGGCGCCCTGGGCCTGCTGCAGGGCGAGGCCTTCCGGGGCTATCCGGCCCGTTCCTGGTGGGCCCTCCTGGCCCTGGGGGTGGCCATCCAGGTGGTGGCCTGGTGGTTCATCACATGGGGCATGGGCCATGTCTCCACCAACATGGGCGCCATGGGCCTCATGACCCAGCCTGTGGCGACGGTGGTGTTCGGCTGGCTGCTGCTCTCCGAACCCCTGCGTCCCCTCCAGGCCGTGGGCACCCTGCTGGTACTGGCGGGCGTGACCCTCTGCGCTTTCGCGCCGCCGGTGCCTGAAAGACACTAA
- a CDS encoding nitrate/sulfonate/bicarbonate ABC transporter ATP-binding protein encodes MIHASTASHEVICELKGIQKSFDRETGHALRVLEDINLDIRANEVVCLIGPSGCGKSTILRIFAGLIKPTKGKTFYHGEKMEGLNPGVAIVFQNFALYPWMTVEANVKTVLQAQGLDDETIKAKAHRAIRLVGLEGFEEAYPRELSGGMKQRVGMARALSVDPEILFMDEPFSHVDALTAEGLRAEILDIWDDAERNPSSILMVSHDIKEVAYMADRIVVLSANPGRVRTIVENPLPRPRDMRSPEFLRLVDQLHDIITSTELPDIEVSAPEPSLLPDLVEPLPPAPSSDILGLLEYLETQGGAADLFQVAAATHVTFEKILASVKGAEMLDFVDTPKRQVLLTALGQRFVRADMDERKDIWKAQLLELRLFRLVQELIELHKGELQEDELLAELQQRLPLENSEQTFETLVTWGRFGELFAFREDRGVLTPE; translated from the coding sequence ATGATCCACGCCAGTACCGCCAGCCACGAAGTCATCTGCGAGCTCAAGGGCATCCAGAAATCTTTCGACCGGGAGACCGGGCACGCCCTGCGCGTGCTGGAGGATATCAATCTGGATATCCGCGCCAACGAAGTGGTGTGCCTCATCGGGCCCTCGGGCTGCGGAAAATCCACCATCCTGCGCATTTTCGCGGGCCTCATCAAGCCGACCAAGGGCAAGACCTTCTACCACGGCGAGAAGATGGAAGGCCTGAACCCCGGTGTGGCCATCGTCTTCCAGAACTTCGCGCTCTATCCCTGGATGACCGTGGAAGCCAACGTGAAAACGGTACTCCAGGCCCAGGGGCTCGACGACGAGACCATCAAGGCCAAGGCCCACCGCGCCATCCGACTGGTGGGCCTTGAGGGCTTCGAGGAAGCCTATCCGCGCGAGCTCTCCGGCGGCATGAAACAGCGCGTCGGCATGGCCCGGGCCCTCAGCGTCGATCCCGAAATCCTCTTCATGGACGAGCCCTTCAGCCACGTGGACGCCCTCACGGCGGAAGGCCTCCGCGCAGAGATCCTCGACATCTGGGACGATGCCGAGCGCAATCCCTCCTCCATTCTCATGGTGAGCCACGACATCAAGGAAGTGGCCTACATGGCCGACCGCATCGTGGTGCTGTCCGCCAACCCGGGCCGGGTGCGCACCATCGTGGAGAACCCCCTGCCCCGCCCCCGCGACATGCGCAGCCCCGAGTTCCTGCGCCTGGTCGATCAGCTGCACGACATCATCACCAGCACCGAACTGCCCGACATCGAAGTGAGCGCCCCCGAGCCCAGCCTCCTGCCCGACCTCGTGGAGCCCCTGCCGCCCGCGCCCTCCTCCGACATCCTGGGCCTGCTGGAATACCTGGAGACCCAGGGCGGCGCCGCGGACCTCTTCCAGGTGGCCGCCGCCACCCACGTCACCTTCGAGAAGATCCTGGCCTCCGTGAAGGGCGCCGAGATGCTCGACTTCGTGGACACGCCCAAGCGCCAGGTGCTCCTCACGGCCCTGGGCCAGCGTTTCGTGCGCGCGGACATGGACGAGCGCAAGGACATCTGGAAGGCCCAGCTTCTGGAACTGCGCCTGTTCCGCCTGGTGCAGGAGCTCATCGAGCTGCACAAGGGCGAACTGCAGGAGGACGAATTGCTGGCAGAGCTGCAGCAGCGGCTGCCCCTGGAGAACTCCGAGCAGACCTTCGAGACACTGGTCACCTGGGGCCGTTTCGGCGAACTCTTCGCCTTCCGCGAGGATCGCGGCGTACTCACGCCGGAGTAG